From a single Rhodothermia bacterium genomic region:
- a CDS encoding VanW family protein — translation MMPIRRRLSGSLRAAQRYVKDVASGTRFATRLSLPCLPIRVEIQQKIRRTESFAAKHHNISKGASHVHGLILAPNEVFSFWKLVGKPSHTRDFLPSRSLVNGRAVLDDGGGLCQLAGILYHLSLVCGLDILERHAHSRDLYTEEERFTPLGADAAVAFGYKDLRLRNPYPSPLQLLVEVGVESLSATLCAEMVLDAVAVSFVRFPDEGNIRKVETFAQKASEAAPKWVATSSYRID, via the coding sequence ATGATGCCTATTAGACGCCGCCTCTCAGGTTCCCTTCGTGCCGCACAACGCTATGTAAAAGATGTGGCCTCTGGAACACGTTTTGCGACACGGCTTTCGCTTCCTTGTTTACCCATCCGAGTGGAAATCCAACAAAAAATCCGACGAACCGAGAGCTTTGCCGCCAAACACCACAATATTTCTAAAGGAGCATCACATGTCCACGGATTGATATTGGCGCCAAACGAGGTTTTCTCCTTTTGGAAATTGGTGGGGAAGCCCTCCCATACACGTGACTTTCTGCCTTCGCGGTCCTTGGTTAACGGGCGCGCCGTCTTGGACGATGGCGGCGGCCTGTGTCAGTTGGCGGGAATTTTGTATCACCTTTCTTTGGTCTGCGGATTAGACATCTTGGAGCGACATGCCCACTCCCGCGACCTCTATACCGAAGAAGAACGTTTTACGCCACTTGGTGCGGATGCTGCGGTTGCCTTTGGGTATAAAGACCTGCGGCTGCGGAATCCATACCCTTCACCATTACAACTTCTGGTGGAAGTGGGTGTGGAAAGCCTTTCGGCCACGTTATGTGCAGAAATGGTGTTAGACGCCGTCGCGGTTTCTTTTGTGCGGTTCCCCGATGAAGGCAATATACGAAAAGTAGAGACCTTTGCCCAGAAAGCAAGCGAGGCCGCACCTAAATGGGTAGCGACCTCGTCTTATCGGATTGATTAA
- a CDS encoding inner membrane CreD family protein, whose amino-acid sequence MLKRIIAIGFIFVVTAIAWSILGANMFIRSNESDQSLTQAVGDLWGRPLEQAAPKVYWEETTSRAVVESVEGKNVSRTQTETIQHHVNLASSNIDVRFALEHRQKGLMWYPTYTLWYEATYTVRNDTGQPRKLRFHYLFPSSSAAYDDFTFQVGDKTRSDMTVEGSEMVEDLELANGASQVIRIKYKTQGMKTWMYNLGDGVQQVRNFRLTAHTNFADVDFPATGASPTQKSQTNDGWKLTWAYTNLLADINVGLVMPQKLNPGPWVAKVTFFAPVSLFLFFFVLFIITVIRKVNIHPMNYFFIGASFFSFHLLLAYLVDHISVEWAMMICSVVSIALTVSYMRLVAGNTFAWREVGLSQFVYLVLFSYTFFLEHYVGLAVTILSILTLFVVMQMTGRVNWEEIFSKPKSA is encoded by the coding sequence ATGTTGAAAAGAATCATTGCCATCGGCTTCATTTTTGTGGTAACAGCCATTGCATGGTCCATCCTTGGAGCCAACATGTTCATCCGTTCCAACGAATCAGACCAAAGTTTGACGCAAGCTGTTGGCGACCTTTGGGGTCGGCCATTAGAACAAGCGGCGCCAAAGGTGTATTGGGAAGAAACAACGAGTCGCGCCGTCGTAGAGTCCGTGGAGGGTAAAAATGTGTCCCGCACACAAACCGAGACCATCCAGCACCATGTAAATCTGGCAAGTTCTAACATTGATGTACGGTTTGCCTTAGAACACCGCCAAAAAGGGCTGATGTGGTATCCGACCTATACCCTTTGGTACGAGGCCACTTACACCGTCCGAAATGATACCGGCCAACCGCGAAAACTTCGGTTTCATTACTTGTTTCCCTCATCGTCAGCGGCCTATGACGACTTCACCTTTCAAGTGGGCGATAAGACGCGCTCGGATATGACGGTTGAAGGTAGCGAGATGGTTGAGGATTTGGAATTGGCAAATGGTGCCTCACAGGTTATAAGGATTAAATACAAGACGCAAGGGATGAAAACATGGATGTACAATTTGGGTGATGGCGTGCAACAAGTTCGGAACTTTCGGTTGACGGCTCATACCAATTTTGCTGATGTGGATTTTCCGGCAACAGGTGCTTCTCCTACGCAAAAGTCACAAACCAACGATGGCTGGAAACTCACATGGGCTTATACCAATTTATTGGCGGACATTAATGTGGGTTTGGTGATGCCACAAAAATTAAATCCCGGCCCTTGGGTGGCGAAGGTCACTTTTTTTGCACCAGTTTCGCTCTTCCTCTTCTTTTTTGTCCTCTTTATTATCACGGTCATCCGGAAGGTGAACATCCACCCCATGAACTATTTCTTTATTGGGGCTTCTTTCTTTAGCTTCCACTTGTTACTCGCTTACTTGGTGGATCACATCTCGGTAGAGTGGGCTATGATGATCTGTTCGGTGGTTTCGATTGCGCTTACCGTTTCGTACATGCGCTTGGTGGCCGGAAATACCTTTGCGTGGCGCGAGGTGGGTCTTAGCCAATTTGTCTATCTGGTATTGTTTTCCTATACCTTTTTCTTAGAACATTATGTTGGATTAGCGGTGACCATTTTGTCCATCCTTACGCTTTTTGTGGTGATGCAAATGACGGGTCGTGTAAATTGGGAAGAAATTTTCTCTAAACCCAAAAGTGCATAA
- the gcvP gene encoding aminomethyl-transferring glycine dehydrogenase → MSIQLTPLDRFEPRHNAPAADLEALLAVVGADTLEELIEQTVPESIRLSKPLALDAPLSESEVITRLRQIADKNKVFKSYIGMGYSGTLTPPVILRNIMENPGWYTQYTPYQAEIAQGRLEALLNFQTMVSDLTGLPIANASLLDEATACAEAVSMAHGQQPKRHTVFVDAHCHPQNIAVIQTRALPLGFQVEVGDWQHYTFHDDVFAAVLQYPDTTGQVQDYRAFCEKAKTAKASVIVAADLMSLVLLTPPGAFGADVVVGNTQRFGVPMGYGGPHAAYMAASEAFTRKMPGRIIGVSKDANGKRALRMALQTREQHIRRDKATSNICTAQVLLAVMAGMYAVYHGPEGLRKIATRIHDLTKILAEGLLDKGFNVLTTDFFDTICVEMSHHDADLAVSRGFARHLNVRRFPNGNLGISLDETTTAKDVDALLEVFLHTNFLRTADVYAKDLDSGYKGKMARTSDFLAHPIFNQYQSEHEMLRYIHRLQSRDLSLTTSMIPLGSCTMKLNATTQMIPVTWSEFGGLHPFAPEDQAMGYKVVFEELSRWLAEITGFDGVSLQPNSGAQGEYAGLLTIRAWHHANGDDHRNVCLIPSSAHGTNPASAVMAGMKVVVVNCDDHGNIDVADLRAKAAENAPNLAALMVTYPSTHGVFEEAIHEICEIIHQNGGQVYMDGANMNAQVGLTSPAAIGADVCHLNLHKTFAIPHGGGGPGMGPICVAKHLTPHLPGHNVVSLGLAQGPVSAAPYGSASVLLISWAYIALMGSEGLTNATKYAILNANYMAKRLEAHYPILYKGTHGRSAHEFMLDLRPLKKETGIDEQDVAKRLMDYGFHAPTMSFPVAGTIMIEPTESETKAELDRYCDALISIRQEMEEVKNGLYPADNNVLKHAPHTAEVLLSETWDRPYSREKAAYPSPTIRSHKFWPYVGRVDNAFGDRNLVCACPPMEEYR, encoded by the coding sequence ATGTCTATTCAACTCACCCCTTTAGACCGTTTTGAACCCCGTCATAATGCGCCCGCTGCCGATCTTGAGGCTCTGTTGGCTGTGGTAGGAGCGGATACGTTGGAAGAACTGATTGAACAAACCGTTCCGGAGTCTATCCGCTTATCTAAGCCGTTGGCCTTAGATGCCCCACTTTCAGAGTCGGAGGTGATTACACGCCTTAGACAAATTGCCGATAAAAACAAGGTTTTCAAGTCCTATATCGGTATGGGTTATTCAGGAACCCTCACGCCTCCGGTGATTCTTAGGAACATCATGGAGAATCCGGGATGGTACACACAATACACGCCCTATCAAGCCGAGATTGCACAAGGCCGTTTGGAAGCATTGTTGAATTTTCAGACGATGGTATCCGACTTGACCGGATTGCCCATTGCGAATGCGTCTCTTTTGGACGAAGCCACTGCATGTGCCGAAGCTGTCAGTATGGCACATGGGCAACAGCCTAAGCGACATACCGTTTTTGTAGATGCACATTGTCATCCACAAAATATTGCGGTAATCCAAACGCGGGCATTGCCTTTGGGATTTCAGGTGGAAGTGGGCGACTGGCAGCACTATACCTTCCATGATGATGTTTTTGCGGCGGTTTTACAATATCCAGATACCACTGGGCAGGTACAGGATTACCGCGCTTTCTGCGAAAAAGCAAAGACGGCCAAAGCGAGCGTTATCGTGGCAGCCGATCTGATGAGCCTTGTGCTTTTGACGCCACCCGGAGCGTTTGGCGCTGATGTGGTGGTGGGTAATACCCAACGCTTTGGCGTTCCGATGGGTTATGGCGGGCCTCACGCGGCATATATGGCGGCTTCGGAGGCGTTTACCCGCAAAATGCCCGGACGGATTATTGGGGTCTCGAAAGATGCCAATGGCAAAAGGGCGCTTCGGATGGCCCTTCAAACTCGCGAACAACACATCCGGCGCGACAAAGCGACCTCGAATATCTGTACCGCACAGGTACTTCTGGCGGTAATGGCGGGCATGTACGCAGTATATCATGGACCGGAAGGCTTGCGTAAGATCGCTACGCGCATTCATGACCTCACCAAAATTTTGGCAGAAGGACTCTTAGACAAAGGGTTTAACGTTCTCACAACCGATTTCTTCGATACCATTTGTGTTGAGATGAGCCATCATGATGCCGATCTTGCCGTCTCGCGTGGATTTGCACGACACCTCAACGTCCGAAGGTTCCCAAATGGTAACTTGGGTATTTCGTTGGACGAGACTACGACCGCCAAAGATGTGGATGCCTTATTGGAGGTTTTTTTGCATACCAACTTTCTCCGAACAGCCGATGTGTATGCAAAAGACTTAGACAGTGGGTACAAAGGCAAAATGGCCCGTACCTCCGACTTTCTGGCGCATCCGATCTTCAACCAATACCAGAGCGAACACGAGATGCTCCGCTATATTCATCGCCTACAATCGCGCGACCTCTCGCTGACCACCAGTATGATTCCGCTGGGATCGTGTACGATGAAGCTCAATGCCACCACGCAAATGATTCCTGTGACTTGGTCGGAATTTGGCGGTCTGCATCCGTTTGCGCCCGAAGACCAAGCGATGGGCTACAAAGTTGTTTTCGAGGAACTCTCGCGGTGGCTTGCCGAGATCACAGGGTTTGATGGCGTGTCCCTCCAGCCCAATTCTGGTGCACAGGGCGAATATGCGGGCCTCCTTACCATTCGGGCTTGGCATCATGCAAACGGGGATGATCATCGCAATGTCTGCTTGATCCCTTCCTCGGCGCATGGAACCAATCCGGCTTCGGCAGTAATGGCGGGTATGAAGGTGGTGGTGGTCAACTGTGACGATCATGGCAACATAGATGTGGCAGACCTACGGGCAAAAGCAGCAGAAAATGCCCCGAATTTGGCGGCGCTCATGGTAACGTATCCTTCTACGCATGGTGTTTTTGAAGAAGCTATTCATGAAATCTGCGAAATCATCCACCAAAACGGTGGTCAGGTATATATGGATGGTGCCAATATGAATGCCCAAGTTGGGCTAACCTCTCCGGCGGCCATTGGTGCGGATGTGTGCCACCTGAACTTGCACAAGACCTTTGCCATTCCGCATGGTGGTGGTGGGCCAGGGATGGGACCTATTTGTGTTGCAAAACACTTAACCCCGCACTTGCCCGGACATAATGTGGTCTCCTTGGGTTTAGCACAAGGCCCTGTCTCGGCAGCACCTTATGGCTCAGCAAGTGTCTTGTTGATCTCTTGGGCTTATATTGCTTTAATGGGTTCGGAAGGGTTGACAAATGCCACCAAATATGCGATTCTGAATGCCAATTACATGGCTAAACGCTTGGAAGCCCACTATCCTATTTTATACAAAGGAACTCATGGGCGGTCTGCACATGAGTTTATGCTCGATTTACGACCCTTAAAAAAGGAAACGGGCATTGATGAACAAGATGTTGCCAAACGTTTGATGGATTATGGTTTCCACGCACCAACCATGAGCTTTCCGGTAGCGGGAACCATCATGATTGAACCAACCGAGTCCGAGACCAAAGCCGAGTTAGATCGTTATTGTGATGCGCTGATCTCTATACGCCAAGAGATGGAAGAAGTAAAAAACGGGCTTTATCCTGCTGATAATAATGTCCTCAAACACGCACCCCACACCGCCGAGGTTCTTCTTAGCGAAACATGGGATAGGCCGTATTCACGCGAAAAAGCGGCGTATCCTTCCCCAACGATCCGAAGCCACAAGTTTTGGCCATATGTAGGGCGGGTGGACAATGCGTTTGGCGACCGTAACTTGGTCTGTGCTTGCCCACCGATGGAAGAATATAGGTAG
- a CDS encoding NYN domain-containing protein: MNNPRTSNKVGIYVDSSNLYYNGGFKMQYDILRDYACRDGSEPVRMNAYVSFDRERSLEDLMYRNKALSFHDALRALGYKVVIKDVIRYKDDEGNTYTKANADIDMVVDMMLQSDYLDRVLLATGDGDFVRLVEALQNKGVRVEVLAFENISNQLRTEADYFTSGYIVPNLLPMGSALERESWGASGTRVRGWCSRYNPDKGIGSMTYLKQIPHSLYLNDVRNPDYFESAFFHFSELYNTSVQYQLPSSRHIFEFTVVENERGLKAEEIKLLTW; the protein is encoded by the coding sequence ATGAATAACCCCAGAACCAGCAACAAAGTCGGAATTTATGTGGACAGCAGCAATTTGTATTACAATGGCGGCTTCAAAATGCAATATGATATTCTCCGAGATTACGCCTGCCGCGATGGCTCGGAACCTGTCCGGATGAATGCCTATGTCTCTTTCGATCGGGAGCGGTCTTTGGAAGATTTGATGTACCGCAACAAAGCACTGTCCTTCCATGATGCGCTCCGCGCGCTTGGTTATAAGGTAGTAATCAAAGATGTCATTCGCTATAAAGATGACGAGGGGAATACCTATACCAAAGCAAATGCAGATATAGATATGGTAGTGGATATGATGTTGCAGTCGGATTATTTGGATCGGGTACTGCTTGCAACTGGGGATGGAGACTTTGTACGTTTGGTTGAGGCTTTACAAAACAAAGGTGTTCGTGTAGAGGTTCTGGCTTTTGAAAACATCTCCAACCAGCTACGAACCGAGGCGGATTATTTTACTTCAGGCTATATTGTCCCCAATTTACTCCCAATGGGTAGTGCGCTTGAGCGCGAAAGTTGGGGCGCATCCGGAACCCGCGTTCGTGGATGGTGTAGCCGTTACAACCCTGATAAAGGCATTGGCTCAATGACCTATCTTAAGCAAATTCCCCACTCGTTGTACCTAAATGATGTCCGAAATCCAGATTATTTCGAGAGTGCATTTTTTCATTTTTCAGAATTGTATAACACTTCGGTTCAGTATCAGTTACCGAGCAGCCGCCATATTTTTGAGTTTACGGTGGTGGAAAATGAACGCGGGTTAAAAGCCGAGGAAATTAAACTTCTTACTTGGTGA
- a CDS encoding glycoside hydrolase family 13 protein: MLRRVPLLLILVLVSTGCRKRPQVEKNTTYSVPEVSEDVLKKVPEWAQKAIWYQIFPERFRNGDLNNDPRMVDMEGAWPHTKFAGWKPTTWGQDWFVQEDWALASGKDFYFTVQARRYGGDFQGIIDKMGYLKDLGINAIYLNPVNDSPSLHKYDARSYHHMDRNFGSDPDGDAAIMKREKPEDPSTWEWTSADKLFLKLIETAHKNGIRVVVDYSWNHTGKQFWAFQDVIKNGKKSKFADWYYIDQFDDVETPDTNEFVYRGWANVKELPELKKVNVKNRVHGRAYEGNLHPDVKQHIFAVTSRWMDPNGDGDPSDGVDGFRLDVAEQVPLGFWREYRRFVRGLNPEAVLIGEIWWEKYPDLMTDPAPYLQGDVFDGVMNYRWYKSAREFIGYITPAMSGAQFAREMEALKKGIAEPYQKGMMNVTATHDTERLQSSLFNKGRYKVGVNPRDNKGFKVGKPDPVSVERQKMLLVQQFTYTGAPQLFYGDEVGMWGADDPDNRKPMIWDDITFQNEKSVPFKEMTRSDDVVAPDRGLLAFYKKLIAMRTRYADLFVDAPLEMVFARDGSDAVIYRRVMPNSNKMALVFINKGAGSIPMNGNLVGDIQRAMKFVNPLNEAEQYTVTPEQPNISFYLGARTYKVLVSEE, translated from the coding sequence ATGTTACGACGTGTACCCCTCTTGCTGATTTTGGTGCTGGTTTCTACTGGATGTCGTAAGCGACCACAAGTAGAAAAAAATACGACTTATTCGGTTCCAGAAGTCTCGGAAGATGTTCTAAAGAAAGTGCCCGAATGGGCGCAAAAGGCCATTTGGTACCAAATATTCCCAGAGCGCTTCCGAAATGGCGATCTCAACAACGATCCTAGGATGGTAGATATGGAAGGTGCGTGGCCGCATACCAAATTTGCGGGATGGAAGCCAACTACTTGGGGACAAGATTGGTTTGTTCAGGAAGATTGGGCCTTGGCCTCTGGAAAGGATTTCTACTTTACGGTACAGGCACGGCGGTATGGTGGCGACTTTCAGGGCATTATAGACAAAATGGGCTACCTAAAAGACCTCGGCATTAACGCCATTTACCTCAATCCAGTCAACGACTCGCCCTCCCTACATAAATACGACGCACGGAGTTATCACCATATGGACAGAAACTTTGGCTCCGATCCCGACGGCGATGCCGCCATCATGAAGCGTGAAAAACCCGAAGACCCAAGCACATGGGAATGGACATCGGCGGATAAACTCTTCCTCAAACTCATCGAGACCGCACATAAAAACGGCATTCGGGTAGTGGTGGATTACTCATGGAACCATACAGGAAAGCAATTTTGGGCATTTCAAGACGTCATTAAAAACGGTAAGAAGTCAAAATTTGCTGACTGGTACTACATAGACCAATTTGATGATGTGGAAACGCCGGATACGAATGAATTTGTGTATCGCGGTTGGGCAAATGTGAAAGAACTGCCCGAACTCAAGAAGGTGAATGTGAAAAACCGCGTACATGGTCGGGCATACGAAGGGAACCTACACCCAGACGTAAAGCAACATATTTTTGCCGTGACCAGTCGCTGGATGGATCCAAATGGGGATGGCGATCCATCGGACGGCGTAGATGGCTTCCGGTTGGATGTCGCCGAACAGGTTCCTTTAGGATTTTGGCGGGAATACCGCCGTTTTGTGCGCGGGCTAAATCCAGAAGCGGTCTTGATTGGCGAAATTTGGTGGGAAAAATACCCTGACCTCATGACCGATCCTGCACCTTACCTACAAGGTGATGTATTTGACGGGGTTATGAACTACCGTTGGTACAAGAGTGCCCGCGAGTTTATTGGCTACATCACACCTGCCATGAGCGGTGCGCAGTTTGCACGCGAGATGGAGGCCCTGAAAAAAGGCATTGCCGAGCCTTACCAAAAAGGCATGATGAATGTAACCGCCACGCATGATACCGAACGCCTGCAATCTTCGCTATTCAATAAAGGACGCTACAAAGTTGGGGTAAATCCCCGCGATAACAAAGGCTTTAAGGTGGGCAAACCGGATCCAGTTTCGGTGGAACGGCAGAAGATGCTCCTCGTTCAGCAATTTACCTATACAGGCGCACCACAACTTTTTTATGGTGATGAAGTGGGCATGTGGGGGGCGGACGATCCCGATAACCGTAAACCCATGATTTGGGACGACATCACCTTCCAAAACGAAAAGTCTGTCCCATTCAAAGAAATGACCCGTTCGGATGATGTGGTCGCTCCCGATAGGGGCTTATTGGCCTTTTATAAAAAATTAATTGCCATGCGTACCCGCTACGCCGATCTGTTTGTGGACGCACCTTTAGAAATGGTTTTTGCCCGCGATGGCTCGGATGCGGTGATTTATCGGCGTGTAATGCCCAATTCCAACAAAATGGCTCTTGTGTTCATCAATAAAGGTGCTGGCTCCATTCCGATGAATGGAAACCTCGTTGGTGACATCCAACGGGCGATGAAGTTTGTGAATCCCCTAAACGAAGCGGAACAATACACGGTTACCCCCGAACAGCCCAATATCTCATTCTATTTGGGGGCACGGACGTATAAGGTGTTGGTTTCTGAAGAATAA